In a genomic window of Octadecabacter temperatus:
- a CDS encoding 2-isopropylmalate synthase, which translates to MTDQVLIFDTTLRDGEQSPGATMSHDEKLEIAEMLDEMGVDIIEAGFPIASEGDFNAVSEIAKLSKNAQICGLSRANFKDIDRCWEAVKHASKPRIHTFIGTSPLHRAIPNLDMDQMAERIHDCVTHARNLCDNVQWSSMDATRTEWDFLKRTVDIAIKAGATTINIPDTVGYTEPVESADLIKRLIEEVDRADTVIFSTHCHNDLGMATANSLAAVQGGARQIECTINGLGERAGNTALEEVVMAMKVRKDVMPYRTGIDTTKIMNISRRVATVSGFNVQFNKAIVGKNAFAHESGIHQDGMLKNRETFEVMRPEDVGLSGTSLPLGKHSGRAALRAKLTELGFEMGDNELKDVFVRFKDLADRKKEVFDDDLIALIRQNDTEDDRLKLKDLTVICGMNGPQKATMVLEVDGTDHTTQATGDGPVDATFNAVKALFDHNARLQLYQVHAVTEGTDAQATVSVRMEEDGRIATGQSADTDTVVASAKAYINALNRLIVKREKTAPGSDTAGIKYTDAGE; encoded by the coding sequence ATGACCGATCAAGTTCTGATCTTTGACACGACTCTGCGCGACGGCGAGCAATCCCCCGGCGCAACAATGTCTCATGACGAAAAACTGGAAATCGCAGAGATGCTGGATGAAATGGGCGTCGATATCATCGAAGCCGGTTTTCCCATCGCCTCAGAGGGTGACTTCAACGCGGTAAGTGAAATCGCAAAGCTGTCCAAGAACGCCCAAATTTGCGGGTTATCGCGCGCCAACTTCAAAGACATCGACCGCTGCTGGGAAGCCGTGAAACACGCATCCAAGCCGCGTATCCACACGTTCATTGGCACCTCACCGCTGCACCGCGCGATCCCGAATCTCGACATGGATCAAATGGCGGAACGCATCCACGACTGCGTCACCCACGCCCGCAATCTGTGCGACAACGTGCAGTGGTCCAGCATGGACGCGACCCGCACCGAATGGGATTTCCTAAAGCGCACCGTTGATATTGCCATCAAAGCAGGCGCGACCACGATCAATATTCCAGACACCGTGGGCTATACCGAACCCGTGGAATCCGCCGATCTGATCAAGCGTTTGATTGAAGAAGTTGATCGTGCCGATACGGTTATTTTCTCAACCCATTGTCACAACGATCTGGGGATGGCGACAGCGAACTCATTGGCGGCTGTTCAGGGCGGCGCGCGACAAATTGAGTGTACAATCAATGGCCTAGGCGAACGCGCAGGGAATACTGCGCTGGAAGAAGTCGTTATGGCAATGAAGGTTCGCAAGGACGTGATGCCGTATCGTACTGGCATTGATACCACTAAAATCATGAACATCTCGCGCCGCGTTGCGACGGTTTCCGGCTTTAACGTGCAGTTCAACAAAGCCATCGTCGGCAAGAACGCATTCGCCCATGAATCCGGCATCCACCAAGACGGCATGCTGAAAAACCGCGAAACGTTCGAGGTCATGCGCCCTGAGGATGTTGGTCTGTCCGGAACGTCCCTGCCGTTGGGCAAACACTCCGGCCGTGCCGCGCTGCGCGCAAAGCTGACTGAGCTGGGCTTCGAGATGGGCGACAACGAACTGAAAGACGTGTTCGTACGCTTCAAAGACTTGGCTGACCGCAAGAAGGAAGTCTTTGACGACGACCTGATCGCGCTGATCCGCCAAAACGATACTGAAGATGATCGTCTGAAGCTGAAAGACCTGACCGTCATCTGCGGTATGAATGGCCCGCAAAAGGCGACGATGGTTCTGGAAGTCGATGGGACCGACCACACGACCCAAGCCACAGGCGATGGCCCAGTTGATGCGACCTTCAACGCTGTTAAGGCCCTGTTTGACCACAACGCACGCTTGCAGCTGTACCAAGTGCATGCAGTCACTGAGGGCACCGACGCGCAGGCGACTGTATCGGTTCGCATGGAAGAAGACGGGCGCATCGCAACAGGCCAGTCAGCAGATACAGACACGGTGGTTGCCTCTGCAAAGGCGTACATCAACGCGCTTAACCGATTGATTGTAAAGCGTGAAAAAACTGCGCCGGGGTCTGATACTGCAGGTATCAAATACACGGATGCGGGTGAGTAA
- a CDS encoding Hint domain-containing protein, with protein MPVLYLYELSSFSVGPPNEGGGGGGAIGTPDHTITTGATLSVIEIDVTDNDNIISENGGNNQVLTNATTINGVSYPAGTQIRIDYYLTAADGEVVASVSVGGGNSGTDISQGLVSTEPLLPNQSYDFTEESNANPDFTPSAEDQFYTDFIVCFAGGTQILTRNGRICVEDLEINDEVMTMDNGYQPIRWIGSRTLDSIDLAVNPNLRPIRIEAGALGDGVPEQDLLVSPQHRIFVRSIVAQRMFGESEVLIPAKKLLGLEGISVDQDTTSVTYTHFLFAKHEIVFANGAPTESLFTGQEALKAVGPAARREITALFPEIVSADFSPSPARFIPEKGHAMLSLAGRIKKNSKPVLEQPIQ; from the coding sequence GTGCCAGTATTATACTTATACGAACTATCAAGCTTTTCTGTCGGTCCCCCTAATGAGGGCGGCGGCGGCGGCGGCGCGATTGGCACACCAGATCACACGATTACTACTGGCGCGACGCTTAGCGTTATCGAGATCGATGTAACCGATAACGACAACATCATCAGTGAGAACGGTGGCAATAACCAAGTTCTCACCAATGCGACAACAATCAATGGCGTAAGCTATCCCGCGGGAACGCAAATTCGCATCGATTATTACCTGACAGCAGCGGACGGTGAAGTCGTCGCTTCTGTTTCCGTTGGTGGGGGCAATTCAGGTACAGACATAAGCCAAGGGCTCGTCTCAACAGAGCCACTTTTGCCAAATCAAAGCTATGACTTCACTGAGGAATCAAACGCGAATCCAGACTTCACACCGTCTGCGGAAGATCAGTTTTACACCGATTTCATTGTCTGTTTCGCTGGTGGCACGCAAATTTTGACACGTAACGGTCGTATCTGCGTCGAAGATCTAGAAATCAACGACGAAGTCATGACAATGGACAACGGCTATCAACCGATCCGCTGGATCGGGTCGCGCACATTGGATTCCATTGATCTTGCAGTTAACCCGAACTTGAGACCGATTAGAATTGAAGCAGGCGCCCTCGGTGACGGCGTCCCAGAGCAAGACCTGCTTGTCTCCCCGCAACACCGAATTTTTGTCCGCTCGATTGTGGCGCAACGTATGTTTGGCGAATCTGAAGTTTTGATCCCTGCCAAGAAACTCTTGGGGCTTGAAGGGATTAGCGTCGATCAGGACACGACATCGGTGACCTATACCCACTTCTTGTTCGCCAAGCACGAAATCGTATTTGCGAACGGCGCGCCAACCGAAAGTCTGTTTACCGGACAGGAAGCTCTTAAAGCGGTTGGTCCCGCTGCGCGCCGTGAAATTACGGCCTTGTTTCCGGAAATCGTTTCTGCTGATTTCAGCCCAAGCCCAGCGCGTTTCATTCCTGAAAAGGGGCATGCGATGCTCTCGCTTGCGGGCCGTATCAAGAAGAACAGCAAGCCTGTGTTGGAACAACCGATCCAATAA
- a CDS encoding GNAT family N-acetyltransferase, which translates to MNRVKFRQLQPNDPALAQAFDVMRAAFAGMEGRIDPPSSLESMTLESLQRTADDAEFWVAGDPVVGTVTLTPKEKVLYVGKLAVTDPRQGLGRALMELAEERAVVLGYDWLELQSRVELVEVHAVFKALGYREIARTTHDGFKRPTAILFRKKIS; encoded by the coding sequence GTGAACAGGGTCAAGTTCCGCCAATTGCAGCCGAATGATCCTGCGCTCGCGCAAGCATTCGATGTTATGCGTGCCGCATTTGCAGGGATGGAAGGGCGGATTGACCCGCCATCATCGCTTGAATCGATGACGTTAGAGAGCCTGCAACGGACCGCGGATGATGCAGAATTCTGGGTGGCCGGAGACCCTGTGGTTGGCACAGTGACCCTGACGCCGAAGGAGAAGGTTCTGTATGTCGGGAAGTTGGCGGTGACGGACCCGCGCCAAGGGTTAGGCCGTGCGTTGATGGAACTGGCCGAGGAACGCGCGGTGGTGCTTGGGTATGATTGGTTAGAGCTGCAAAGCCGCGTGGAACTGGTCGAGGTTCATGCTGTCTTCAAGGCGTTAGGTTACCGTGAAATTGCGCGAACGACACATGATGGGTTTAAACGACCGACGGCAATTTTGTTCAGGAAGAAGATTAGCTGA
- a CDS encoding SDR family NAD(P)-dependent oxidoreductase yields MKRALVIGVSGGIGDAMALELACRDFEVTGLSRSGDGLDVTDTAAIERSVAMLEGTFDLVFVAIGTLAAGGEPEKSLAAIDSDQMARVMAVNAIGPALILAHIQKLLPQDRRSVVGVLSARVGSIGDNKIGGWHSYRASKAALNQIVRGAAIEIGRKRPNTVIVALHPGTVDTEFTQNYPTHRKVTPKEAASNLCNVLDGLGAKQTGGFFDYTGAEVVW; encoded by the coding sequence ATGAAAAGAGCATTGGTTATAGGTGTGTCGGGCGGCATAGGTGACGCTATGGCGTTGGAATTGGCCTGTCGGGATTTTGAAGTTACTGGCTTGTCGCGCTCGGGTGACGGGCTGGATGTTACTGATACCGCGGCGATTGAGCGGAGTGTGGCCATGCTTGAGGGCACGTTTGACCTTGTATTTGTGGCGATTGGAACTTTGGCGGCGGGTGGAGAACCTGAAAAGTCGTTGGCGGCCATAGACAGCGATCAGATGGCGCGGGTTATGGCCGTGAACGCCATCGGACCTGCGCTCATCTTGGCACATATCCAAAAATTGCTACCACAGGACCGCCGCAGTGTGGTTGGTGTTTTGTCAGCGCGAGTTGGGTCTATTGGCGACAATAAAATCGGTGGTTGGCATTCTTATCGCGCCTCCAAAGCAGCGTTGAATCAAATTGTGCGAGGGGCAGCGATTGAGATTGGGCGAAAGCGTCCCAACACGGTCATTGTGGCTTTGCATCCCGGGACCGTGGATACAGAATTCACGCAAAACTACCCTACCCACAGAAAGGTAACTCCTAAAGAAGCCGCGTCGAATTTGTGCAATGTATTGGACGGATTGGGTGCCAAGCAAACGGGTGGTTTTTTTGATTACACGGGCGCGGAGGTCGTGTGGTGA
- a CDS encoding NAD+ synthase yields MTDRFRVTLAQLNPSVGDIAGNAAKARDAWAKGRDAGADLVMLPEMFLVGYQTQDLILKAAFERDAMAALDQLMADCADGPMLGIGGPMREGDKLRNAYFILKGGKVVSTTRKYFLPNFNVFDEVRLFSRADMQGPWDAGPLRVGTPICEDSWYPDVCEAMVESGAEVLMVPNGSPYFRNKHDVRMNQMVARVTECDVPLVYLNMVGGQDDQVFDGGSFVLNRHGALAVQLPWFDEAIAHVDFVRTNEGWVAEDGDKALEPDSMETDYAAMVAGLRDYMAKTGFKKVLLGLSGGVDSAIVAAIAADALGPENVRCVMLPSEYTSEGSLTDAKAAAAALGVKYDIVPIGATRTAVTETLAPLFEGLDEGLTEENIQSRIRGLLLMAQSNKFGEMLLTTGNKSEVAVGYATIYGDMSGGYNPIKDLYKTRVFDICRWRNANHRPWMKAPAGEMIPVAIIDKPPSAELRDDQKDSDSLPEYDVLDGILTMLVDDEASVADCVAAGYDRDVVKKIEHLLYISEYKRFQSAPGPRLSMKAFWLDRRYPIVNRWRDNG; encoded by the coding sequence ATGACTGACCGTTTTCGCGTAACACTGGCGCAATTGAACCCTTCTGTTGGGGATATTGCGGGCAATGCAGCCAAAGCACGTGATGCTTGGGCGAAGGGGCGTGATGCGGGGGCTGATTTGGTGATGCTGCCAGAGATGTTTCTTGTAGGCTATCAGACGCAGGATTTGATCCTAAAGGCCGCGTTCGAGCGGGACGCTATGGCGGCGCTTGATCAGTTGATGGCGGATTGCGCGGATGGGCCGATGCTAGGGATTGGTGGGCCAATGCGCGAGGGTGACAAGCTGCGCAATGCGTATTTCATCCTGAAGGGCGGCAAAGTGGTATCTACTACGCGCAAGTATTTCCTGCCTAATTTCAATGTCTTCGATGAAGTTCGCCTGTTTAGCCGCGCCGACATGCAAGGCCCATGGGATGCGGGACCGTTGCGGGTTGGCACGCCAATCTGTGAGGATTCTTGGTATCCTGACGTGTGTGAAGCCATGGTTGAAAGCGGTGCTGAAGTGTTGATGGTGCCCAATGGCAGCCCGTACTTTCGCAACAAACATGACGTGCGCATGAACCAGATGGTTGCGCGGGTCACGGAATGTGATGTGCCGCTTGTGTATTTGAATATGGTTGGTGGGCAGGATGATCAGGTGTTTGACGGCGGCTCGTTCGTGTTGAACCGACATGGGGCCTTGGCCGTTCAATTGCCGTGGTTCGATGAAGCCATTGCGCATGTAGATTTCGTTCGGACGAACGAAGGTTGGGTCGCTGAAGACGGCGATAAGGCGCTTGAGCCTGACAGCATGGAGACCGATTACGCCGCAATGGTTGCGGGTTTGCGCGACTACATGGCGAAGACTGGGTTCAAGAAAGTTCTGCTTGGCCTGTCTGGTGGCGTGGATTCGGCTATTGTTGCAGCGATTGCTGCGGATGCGCTGGGGCCGGAAAATGTGCGCTGCGTGATGCTGCCGTCTGAATACACATCAGAAGGGTCTTTGACGGATGCCAAGGCGGCGGCAGCGGCGCTGGGCGTTAAATATGACATCGTGCCGATTGGCGCGACCCGCACGGCTGTGACGGAAACGCTGGCCCCACTGTTTGAAGGTCTTGACGAGGGGCTGACGGAAGAAAACATCCAGAGCCGGATCAGAGGCTTGTTGTTGATGGCGCAATCCAACAAGTTTGGTGAAATGCTTCTGACAACAGGCAACAAATCCGAGGTCGCCGTGGGCTATGCGACGATCTATGGTGATATGTCTGGTGGATATAACCCCATCAAAGACCTCTATAAAACGCGGGTATTTGATATTTGCCGCTGGCGTAATGCGAACCACCGCCCTTGGATGAAAGCGCCGGCTGGAGAAATGATCCCTGTGGCGATCATCGACAAGCCTCCAAGTGCTGAATTGCGGGACGATCAGAAAGACAGCGACAGCTTGCCGGAATATGATGTGCTTGATGGCATCCTGACGATGCTGGTGGATGATGAGGCCAGTGTCGCGGACTGTGTTGCCGCAGGATATGACCGCGATGTCGTCAAAAAGATCGAACACCTGCTTTATATCAGTGAATACAAACGCTTTCAGTCTGCACCGGGGCCGCGCCTTTCGATGAAAGCTTTCTGGCTGGATCGGCGCTATCCGATTGTGAACCGCTGGCGCGATAACGGCTGA
- a CDS encoding 2-isopropylmalate synthase, translated as MMRFTPHLLAALMLATPAAAQSVQTKQYDDGGIYEGQFLNGLQHGQGAYTLPNGYRYEGEWFEGEIRGDGTAQFPNGSIYEGQFAAGKPEGFGVINFADGGTYEGDWLDGKITGRGIARYANDVVYEGDFRNAMHHGQGTMTSPGGYIYAGPWVNGVKEGEGSITYPDGAVYVGSLADGERQGVGKLTMPDGLIYEGTWANGQIEGTGRLTQPNGDIYEGDLVAGKRNGTGTVTYANGDVYAGGFANDLRDGDGTFTGADGYRYAGEWSEGQIEGTGSVTYPDGSTYAGTFMDDLAHGTGKITYPDGSTYEGGWDGGVINGTGIATYANGLVYQGEFLNAKNHGQGTMTYADGYTYVGAWADGQRSGFGTATYADGTIYEGEFTGGQRNGSGKITMADGFTYEGQWDTGEISGLGVATYTNGDIYTGEFRSGRRQGTGTMTYAASGQDADGEWQDGALVTQGASSPATEGVVVEEPATE; from the coding sequence ATGATGCGCTTCACGCCCCACCTGCTCGCCGCGCTTATGCTGGCAACACCCGCCGCAGCGCAGTCTGTGCAAACCAAACAATACGACGATGGTGGCATCTACGAAGGTCAGTTCCTCAACGGGCTGCAACACGGCCAAGGCGCTTACACCCTCCCCAACGGTTATCGCTATGAAGGCGAATGGTTTGAAGGCGAAATTCGCGGTGATGGTACTGCGCAATTCCCCAACGGATCGATCTACGAAGGCCAGTTTGCAGCCGGCAAACCCGAAGGCTTCGGCGTGATCAACTTTGCCGACGGCGGCACCTATGAAGGCGACTGGCTAGACGGAAAAATCACAGGCCGTGGCATTGCGCGTTACGCCAATGACGTCGTCTATGAAGGCGACTTTCGAAATGCCATGCATCACGGCCAAGGCACCATGACCTCTCCGGGCGGGTATATCTATGCAGGCCCGTGGGTGAATGGCGTTAAAGAAGGCGAGGGATCTATCACCTATCCTGATGGCGCGGTCTATGTTGGCTCCCTCGCGGATGGCGAACGCCAAGGCGTCGGCAAACTGACAATGCCTGACGGCCTTATTTATGAAGGCACATGGGCCAACGGCCAGATCGAAGGCACAGGCCGCCTGACCCAACCCAATGGCGATATCTATGAAGGCGACCTCGTGGCTGGCAAACGCAATGGCACCGGCACTGTCACCTACGCCAATGGTGACGTCTACGCTGGCGGCTTCGCCAATGATCTGCGCGACGGGGACGGCACGTTCACGGGCGCTGATGGCTACCGCTATGCAGGCGAATGGTCCGAAGGCCAGATTGAAGGTACTGGCAGCGTTACATACCCCGACGGCTCGACCTACGCGGGCACATTCATGGACGACCTCGCCCACGGCACAGGCAAAATCACTTATCCCGATGGTTCCACTTATGAAGGCGGCTGGGACGGCGGCGTGATAAACGGCACGGGCATCGCGACCTACGCCAATGGGCTGGTCTACCAGGGCGAATTCCTGAACGCCAAAAACCACGGCCAAGGCACCATGACATACGCTGACGGTTATACCTATGTCGGCGCTTGGGCAGACGGCCAGCGCAGCGGCTTTGGCACCGCCACCTACGCCGACGGCACAATCTATGAAGGCGAATTTACAGGTGGCCAACGCAATGGCTCCGGCAAAATCACCATGGCAGATGGCTTCACCTATGAGGGCCAGTGGGACACCGGCGAAATCTCTGGCCTTGGCGTCGCAACCTACACCAATGGCGACATCTATACTGGTGAATTCCGTTCAGGCCGCCGCCAAGGGACCGGCACCATGACTTACGCCGCCTCTGGCCAAGATGCGGACGGCGAATGGCAAGACGGCGCACTGGTCACACAAGGCGCAAGCAGCCCCGCAACTGAAGGTGTTGTGGTTGAGGAACCCGCGACCGAGTGA
- the gltX gene encoding glutamate--tRNA ligase, which yields MTTTRFAPSPTGYIHIGNLRAALFNYAIARQAGGEFILRIDDTDPERSKQEYIDGIMEDLTWLGISWDRIEYQSKRLERYDAAKQRLIEMGRLYECFETPVELDLKRKKQLNMGKPPVYDRAALALSEDEKDALRAERGGSHWRFKLDHKRIEWTDGIIGDISIDAASVSDPVLFKNDGQILYTLASVVDDTEMGVTNVVRGSDHVTNTATQIQMIEALGGTVPSFAHHSLLTGPQGEALSKRLGTLALRDLRKNGVAPLAILSLMARLGSSDPVELRESIDEVVSGFDLSKFGSAPTKFDADDLGPLTARWLAARPYSEVADAVTALGVPADLGERFWNVVRENIASLEEMNDWWAVFRDGADPQVADEDAEFIPQALALLGEPPYADDTWGVWTSAVKEATGRKGKGLFMPLRHAVTGRTRGPEMADVMPLLQVKPKV from the coding sequence ATGACAACGACCCGTTTCGCACCTTCCCCAACAGGCTATATTCACATTGGTAACCTGCGCGCTGCGCTGTTTAACTACGCAATCGCGCGTCAGGCGGGTGGCGAGTTCATCTTGCGGATTGATGACACGGACCCAGAACGTTCCAAGCAGGAATATATTGATGGGATCATGGAAGACCTGACGTGGCTCGGGATTTCTTGGGACCGGATCGAATACCAATCCAAGCGGTTGGAGCGTTACGACGCGGCCAAGCAGCGTTTGATTGAGATGGGCCGCTTGTATGAATGTTTCGAGACGCCGGTTGAATTGGACCTAAAGCGTAAGAAGCAGCTGAATATGGGTAAACCGCCTGTGTACGACCGTGCGGCGTTGGCCTTGTCCGAGGACGAGAAGGATGCGTTGCGGGCTGAACGCGGTGGATCGCATTGGCGGTTCAAGCTGGATCACAAGCGGATCGAGTGGACGGATGGCATTATCGGGGACATCTCCATTGATGCAGCGTCGGTGAGTGACCCTGTGTTGTTCAAGAACGATGGCCAGATTTTGTATACGTTGGCGTCCGTTGTTGATGACACGGAAATGGGCGTGACGAATGTTGTGCGCGGGTCCGACCATGTGACCAATACAGCGACGCAAATCCAGATGATCGAAGCGCTGGGCGGCACTGTTCCGAGCTTTGCGCACCACTCGCTTTTGACGGGTCCGCAGGGCGAAGCATTGTCCAAGCGTCTTGGCACTTTGGCACTGCGCGATTTGCGCAAGAATGGGGTCGCGCCGTTGGCGATCCTGTCTTTGATGGCGCGTCTGGGGTCGTCTGATCCGGTTGAGCTGCGCGAAAGCATCGATGAAGTTGTCTCTGGTTTCGATTTGTCCAAGTTCGGCTCGGCTCCGACGAAGTTTGACGCGGATGACCTTGGCCCGTTGACGGCACGTTGGTTGGCTGCTCGTCCTTACAGTGAAGTAGCAGACGCTGTTACTGCGCTGGGTGTGCCTGCAGATTTGGGCGAGCGGTTCTGGAATGTCGTGCGTGAAAACATCGCGTCATTGGAAGAGATGAATGATTGGTGGGCTGTGTTCCGTGATGGTGCTGACCCGCAGGTTGCCGATGAAGACGCAGAATTTATCCCACAGGCTTTGGCGCTGCTCGGGGAGCCGCCTTACGCCGATGATACCTGGGGCGTTTGGACATCTGCCGTGAAAGAAGCGACTGGCCGCAAGGGTAAGGGGCTGTTTATGCCGCTACGCCATGCGGTGACTGGGCGCACACGCGGGCCTGAAATGGCGGACGTCATGCCGCTCTTGCAGGTTAAACCGAAGGTCTAA
- a CDS encoding gamma-glutamylcyclotransferase family protein: MTHPRFFGYGSLVNLATHTYPDPTPAELVGWRRVWRHSNAFPVAFLSVEPCPVTTLHGITAQVPNADWAALDERENVYNRRDVTDQFTSQTTVYEANPDFTAPQGTKHPILLSYLDVVIAGYTTLMGDAGPAHFFETTTGWVPVIDDRANPRYPRAQPLTEQTRTCVDDALATLAVEVRPSV, from the coding sequence ATGACCCACCCCCGCTTCTTTGGCTACGGCAGCCTCGTTAACCTCGCAACGCACACCTATCCTGACCCAACCCCTGCGGAACTGGTCGGTTGGCGGCGGGTTTGGCGTCATTCAAACGCATTTCCCGTCGCGTTTCTGTCAGTCGAACCCTGCCCTGTCACCACGTTGCACGGCATCACGGCCCAAGTGCCAAACGCGGATTGGGCCGCGTTGGACGAACGTGAAAACGTTTACAATCGCCGCGATGTTACGGATCAGTTCACCAGCCAAACTACCGTCTATGAAGCAAACCCCGACTTCACAGCACCGCAGGGTACAAAACACCCCATCCTGCTTAGCTATCTTGATGTGGTCATCGCCGGATACACCACCCTAATGGGTGACGCCGGTCCTGCGCATTTCTTTGAAACGACAACAGGTTGGGTGCCCGTCATCGACGACCGCGCCAATCCACGCTACCCACGCGCGCAACCGTTAACGGAGCAAACCCGCACTTGCGTTGATGACGCCCTAGCAACCCTCGCGGTTGAGGTTAGACCTTCGGTTTAA
- a CDS encoding DUF1801 domain-containing protein — protein MADAKNKTQETDADVRAFLEAVEHPVRRADALVLDALFRKITGWQPKMWGATIVGYGSYHYKYDSGREGDCNASGFSPRKAAQSIYIMPGYQDYDEILSRLGKYKVGKACLYVTKLADIDMAVLEELIRAGLRDLGKIYPVSPS, from the coding sequence ATGGCGGACGCGAAGAACAAAACCCAAGAGACAGACGCGGATGTTCGCGCGTTTCTTGAGGCGGTTGAACATCCGGTGCGCCGCGCTGATGCGTTGGTTTTGGATGCACTGTTTCGCAAGATTACGGGATGGCAGCCGAAGATGTGGGGGGCAACGATTGTTGGGTATGGCTCGTATCATTACAAATACGACTCTGGGCGCGAAGGCGATTGCAACGCCAGCGGGTTTAGCCCGCGCAAGGCAGCGCAGAGCATTTACATCATGCCGGGGTATCAGGACTACGATGAGATTTTGTCACGTTTGGGGAAGTACAAGGTCGGTAAGGCGTGCCTGTATGTCACCAAGCTAGCCGATATCGATATGGCTGTTTTGGAAGAACTGATCCGTGCAGGTTTAAGGGATTTGGGAAAGATTTATCCGGTTAGCCCGTCCTAG
- a CDS encoding rod shape-determining protein, which translates to MFGLGNLFSSDMAIDLGTANTLVYVKGKGIVLSEPSVVAYHMKDGVRKVLAVGEDAKLMLGRTPGSISAIRPMREGVIADFDTAEEMIKHFIRKVHKRSTFSKPKIIVCVPHGATPVEKRAIRQSVLSAGARRAGLIAEPIAAAIGAGMPITDPTGNMVVDIGGGTTEVAVLSLGDIVYARSVRVGGDRMDEAIISYLRRQHNLLIGESTAERIKTSIGTARMPDDGRGQSMMIRGRDLLNGVPKETEISQAQVAEALAEPVQQICEAVMTALEATPPDLAADIVDRGVMLTGGGALLGELDLALREQTGLAISVADESLNCVALGTGKALEYETQLRHVIDYDS; encoded by the coding sequence ATGTTTGGCTTAGGCAATCTCTTCTCGTCCGATATGGCAATCGACCTCGGAACAGCGAACACGCTGGTCTATGTCAAAGGCAAGGGGATCGTTCTGTCAGAACCGTCCGTTGTTGCCTACCATATGAAAGACGGCGTTCGTAAAGTGCTGGCCGTGGGCGAAGACGCGAAACTGATGCTGGGTCGTACGCCAGGGTCCATCAGCGCGATCCGTCCAATGCGTGAAGGCGTGATTGCCGACTTTGACACCGCCGAAGAGATGATCAAACACTTCATCCGCAAGGTGCATAAACGGTCCACGTTTTCCAAGCCGAAGATCATCGTTTGTGTACCTCATGGCGCTACTCCCGTTGAAAAACGCGCTATTCGTCAATCTGTTCTCTCAGCTGGTGCGCGCCGCGCCGGTCTGATCGCAGAACCCATCGCTGCCGCCATTGGTGCGGGCATGCCGATCACTGATCCCACAGGCAACATGGTTGTCGACATCGGTGGTGGTACGACCGAAGTTGCGGTTCTGTCCCTTGGTGACATCGTTTACGCGCGTTCTGTGCGCGTTGGTGGTGACCGCATGGATGAAGCGATCATTTCTTACCTGCGCCGTCAGCATAACCTGTTGATCGGTGAATCCACCGCTGAGCGTATCAAAACATCCATCGGCACCGCACGTATGCCTGATGATGGCCGTGGCCAGTCCATGATGATCCGTGGTCGTGATTTGCTGAACGGTGTGCCAAAGGAAACCGAAATTTCACAGGCGCAAGTCGCCGAAGCCCTTGCAGAACCTGTTCAGCAGATCTGTGAAGCGGTTATGACAGCCCTTGAAGCAACACCACCCGACCTCGCGGCAGACATCGTTGATCGCGGTGTTATGCTCACAGGCGGTGGTGCATTGCTCGGCGAACTTGATCTTGCGCTGCGCGAACAAACGGGCCTCGCGATATCGGTTGCTGATGAAAGCCTGAACTGTGTGGCACTCGGCACCGGTAAGGCACTGGAATACGAGACGCAATTGCGTCACGTTATTGACTACGACAGCTAA